From Delphinus delphis chromosome X, mDelDel1.2, whole genome shotgun sequence, a single genomic window includes:
- the LOC132418112 gene encoding LOW QUALITY PROTEIN: nuclear RNA export factor 2-like (The sequence of the model RefSeq protein was modified relative to this genomic sequence to represent the inferred CDS: inserted 1 base in 1 codon; substituted 1 base at 1 genomic stop codon), producing the protein MSERQQQQKCFYPLKKYGTYKNEEYSDGGRPPQGRKKGWSSFPGNSGERSPRYERDGCEPQPSHLQEDDGNVVKRDVQEDPEVSHSPCTIRGNKRGVRWHSEGHMHTTVWRNRKALEREMGENTQDGTPGSWFRVTIPCGVKYDKTWLMKSIQSHCSVPFTPVDFHFVKNGARFFVQEASTASALMDVSYKIRDEESRKVCIPVFVSPSAVPYSVRDKLKPEEMEQLKLTLSKRFDVSQQALDLQRLRLDPDLVGYDIDIFLNRRSCMAATLQVIEKYFPELLSLNLSNNKLYRLDGLSDIIQMAPTVKILNLSKNELSSVWELNKMQGLELDEVWLQGSPLCDTFPDQSTYVRAIRECFPKLLRLDGQELPPPVTVDVDTPYIVKPCKGSYFGSDELKSLVLQFLKQYYLIHDYGDRQVLAGAYHEEACFSLMIPFHPEDPAPSSLCKYFKDSRNMKKLKDPYLRVQLLKHTKRVIVHTLCVLPKTQHDFSSFVVDTWFQTETMLCFSVSGVFKAVEGSSQGCVRAFTRTFIATPARYASLCIVNDELFVRDADPSETQSVFSIPLPTPTSSSXAPLSQQQQDIMQASSTPSEMNLXWSQK; encoded by the exons AGTACAGTGATGGTGGTAGACCAcctcaaggaagaaagaaaggttgGAGTTCTTTCCCAGGTAATTCTGGCGAGAGGAGCCCTCGTTATGAACGTGATGGGTGTGAGCCTCAGCCTTCACACCTCCAGGAGGATGATGGAAACGTGGTGAAGAGGGATGTCCAGGAGGACCCCGAAGTAAGCCA CTCTCCTTGTACCATCCGAGGCAACAAGAGAGGAGTGAGATGGCACAGTGAAGGCCACATGCATACTACTGTGTGGAGAAACAGAAAAGCTctggagagggaaatgggggaGAACACACAAGATGGAACCCCAGGGAGCTGGTTCAGGGTCACA ATTCCTTGTGGGGTAAAGTATGACAAGACATGGCTAATGAAGTCAATCCAGAGCCATTGCAGTGTCCCCTTCACTCCAGTGGAC TTCCACTTTGTGAAAAATGGGGCTCGGTTCTTTGTCCAGGAAGCTAGCACTGCCTCTGCATTGATGGATGTCAGCTACAAGATTCGTGACGAGGAGAGCCGAAAGGTGTGT ATACCTGTCTTTGTCAGCCCCTCCGCTGTTCCCTACTCTGTGCGGGATAAGTTGAAGCCAGAAGAAATGGAGCAGCTAAAG CTGACCTTGAGCAAACGATTTGATGTCTCCCAGCAAGCTCTTGACCTCCAGAGGCTCCGCCTTGACCCAG ACTTGGTGGGCTATGATATTGATATATTTCTGAATCGAAGAAGCTGCATGGCTGCCACCCTGCAGGTCATCGAAAAGTATTTCCCTGAG CTGTTGTCCTTGAACTTGAGCAACAACAAACTGTACCGGCTGGATGGCCTGTCTGACATTATACAGATGGCCCCCACGGTCAAGATCCTGAACCTCTCCAAAAATGAG CTGTCGTCTGTGTGGGAGTTGAACAAGATGCAAGGGCTGGAGCTTGACGAGGTGTGGCTGCAAGGGAGCCCATTGTGTGACACCTTCCCAGACCAGTCCACCTATGTAAG GGCCATCAGAGAATGTTTCCCGAAGTTGTTACGCCTG gaTGGCCAGGAGTTACCGCCACCAGTGACCGTTGACGTTGACACTCCCTACATAGTAAAGCCCTGCAAG GGAAGCTACTTTGGATCTGATGAGCTGAAGAGCCTAGTCCTGCAATTCCTGAAGCA GTACTACTTGATCCATGACTATGGAGACAGACAGGTTCTCGCAGGTGCTTATCACGAGGAGGCCTGCTTCTCCCTGATGATTCCCTTCCACCCTGAGGACCCAGCCCC AAGCAGCTTGTGCAAGTATTTCAAGGACAGCAGGAATATGAAGAAGCTCAAGGACCCCT ACCTGCGGGTCCAGCTGCTGAAGCACACAAAACGTGTCATTGTGCACACCCTCTGTGTGTTGCCCAAGACTCAGCATGACTTCAGCTCCTTCGTGGTAGACACGTGGTTCCAGACG GAAACAATGCTCTGCTTCTCCGTCAGTGGGGTGTTCAAGGCAG TGGAAGGAAGTTCTCAGGGCTGTGTGCGTGCCTTCACCCGGACCTTCATCGCTACCCCTGCCCGCTATGCCAG TCTGTGCATCGTGAATGACGAGCTGTTTGTGAGGGATGCCGACCCCAGTGAGACCCAGAGTGTGTTCTCCATCCCACTGCCTACACCCACCTCCAGCT ATGCACCCCtctcccagcagcagcaggacaTCATGCAGGCATCCTCCACCCCATCTGAGATGAACCTCTAGTGGTCTCAGAAGTGA